In Bacteroidota bacterium, the following are encoded in one genomic region:
- a CDS encoding sugar porter family MFS transporter: MNKFLFWSLSVALAGFLFGFDIVVISGADKTLQVLWHSPDVFHGFVVMGSALWGTVIGAIFGGIPTNAFGRKNTLIAIGILFLVSSVGSAFANDPWLFAFFRLIGGLGIGASTIAAPAYISEISPAKSRGRLVAMYQLSIVTGILVAFLSNYVLNDSGPDAWRWMLGVGAFPAAVYVIMILLVPESPRWLVMKGRLEAARAVLRKVDPRLDFQQYVASLGPVESKQKESIFSSKYSRATLLVFFIAFFNQLSGINAFLYYSPRIFEGAGLGSDSAFLSSVGVGVVNVVFTLVGMALIDRLGRKQLMFIGSVGYILSLGLVTLSFLQGWGGLAVAVFFFVFIASHAIGQGTVIWVFIAELFPTHLRASGQAFGSTVHWVLAALIPSLIPMLFETVGAGAVFGFFGVMMVGQLAWVFLKMPETKGETLEAVSARLSESGR; this comes from the coding sequence ATGAATAAGTTCCTCTTTTGGTCGCTTTCGGTTGCACTTGCGGGGTTTCTCTTCGGCTTTGACATTGTCGTCATTTCGGGGGCAGACAAGACCCTGCAGGTTTTATGGCATTCTCCGGACGTGTTCCACGGCTTCGTGGTGATGGGATCCGCACTTTGGGGAACGGTGATCGGTGCGATTTTCGGAGGAATTCCAACCAATGCATTCGGCCGAAAAAATACGCTGATCGCCATCGGAATCCTGTTTTTGGTGTCATCGGTGGGTTCGGCCTTTGCGAATGATCCTTGGTTGTTCGCCTTTTTCAGACTCATCGGCGGATTGGGTATCGGTGCCTCGACGATTGCCGCCCCGGCCTACATTTCCGAGATTTCCCCGGCCAAATCCCGCGGAAGGCTCGTGGCGATGTACCAATTGAGCATTGTCACGGGCATTTTGGTGGCCTTTCTCTCCAATTATGTCTTGAATGATTCCGGACCCGACGCATGGCGTTGGATGCTGGGTGTCGGTGCATTTCCGGCGGCGGTTTACGTCATCATGATCCTGCTCGTCCCAGAAAGTCCAAGGTGGTTGGTGATGAAAGGAAGGCTTGAAGCGGCAAGGGCAGTCCTGCGAAAGGTGGATCCTCGGCTCGATTTTCAGCAATACGTTGCAAGTCTAGGTCCCGTGGAATCGAAGCAAAAGGAGAGCATTTTCTCCAGCAAATACAGTCGCGCCACGCTGCTTGTGTTTTTCATCGCCTTCTTCAATCAGCTGTCGGGCATCAACGCATTTCTTTACTATAGCCCGCGGATCTTTGAAGGTGCTGGACTGGGGAGCGATTCCGCATTTCTAAGCAGCGTCGGGGTTGGTGTCGTCAATGTGGTTTTCACCTTAGTGGGCATGGCCTTGATCGACCGTTTGGGGCGCAAGCAACTGATGTTCATCGGTTCTGTGGGATATATTCTTTCGTTGGGATTGGTGACCCTGTCGTTCCTGCAGGGCTGGGGCGGGCTGGCCGTGGCGGTTTTCTTTTTTGTCTTTATCGCTTCCCATGCGATCGGGCAGGGAACGGTGATCTGGGTTTTCATCGCCGAACTGTTCCCGACGCACTTGCGTGCGAGTGGGCAGGCTTTCGGTTCGACCGTGCACTGGGTGCTTGCGGCACTGATTCCGTCCTTGATTCCAATGCTGTTTGAGACCGTTGGTGCCGGAGCCGTGTTTGGATTCTTCGGGGTGATGATGGTCGGACAATTGGCCTGGGTCTTCCTGAAAATGCCCGAGACCAAGGGGGAAACCTTGGAGGCCGTGAGTGCGCGGCTCTCCGAATCCGGGCGTTGA
- a CDS encoding pentapeptide repeat-containing protein codes for MKGFLKFLVGGILGGVLGWGLGYLRIPMVEKDGSFWVGFAVSLAMVLFVVVALIAWNKNALLMKVIGKGSGGEDADSASKPVRTYVWLWAIMAGFVVLGGSVSSWMVYRQNGMLGEEMRALHRRILNQTELVESVRRSNQGFLLANVLDKVDAELGKNPAKSLSEAAISRIVALSYALKPYRILEGDTLAINPLSPERGQLLLSLVNMEMDSSSFSKIKHKANFENADLQGANLSGKNLSGMNLRRSKLKDAVLDSANLNNVDLTYANIWGASLKGTRLIGADLVRADLRWAVFTETELNEANLNGADLGNARLTNVDMTGATFRYGISVAAIIDHSNLRGVDLLVTNLARSRITNTNLSESNLRLVNFADAYLESIDLKDTRVGQSNWSKVIQEWHYNGELDATLTYKIVEDSSKRFEAAFLLKREVP; via the coding sequence GTGAAAGGATTTCTGAAATTTCTGGTAGGCGGCATCCTCGGCGGCGTATTGGGCTGGGGTTTGGGGTATTTGCGTATCCCGATGGTGGAGAAGGACGGGTCATTTTGGGTGGGTTTTGCAGTGAGTTTGGCGATGGTTTTGTTTGTCGTCGTTGCGTTGATTGCGTGGAACAAGAATGCCCTTTTGATGAAGGTGATCGGGAAGGGTTCAGGCGGGGAGGATGCCGATTCAGCCTCCAAACCAGTCCGTACCTACGTCTGGCTCTGGGCAATCATGGCAGGATTTGTCGTGTTGGGCGGATCTGTGAGCAGTTGGATGGTGTATCGGCAGAATGGGATGCTGGGGGAGGAGATGCGAGCGTTACATCGAAGAATTTTGAATCAGACGGAGTTGGTTGAGTCGGTTCGAAGAAGCAATCAAGGATTTTTGTTGGCTAATGTTCTGGATAAGGTAGATGCGGAACTGGGAAAGAACCCAGCGAAATCACTTAGTGAAGCCGCAATTTCTAGGATTGTGGCACTGAGTTATGCTTTGAAACCTTATCGAATTTTAGAGGGTGATACCTTGGCCATAAATCCACTTAGCCCAGAAAGGGGGCAGCTTTTATTATCCCTGGTGAATATGGAAATGGACTCATCATCGTTCAGCAAGATCAAACATAAGGCAAACTTTGAAAATGCTGATTTGCAGGGGGCAAACTTGAGTGGAAAAAACTTGAGTGGGATGAATCTTCGTCGATCTAAATTGAAAGATGCTGTTCTTGATAGTGCAAATTTGAATAACGTTGATTTGACTTATGCAAATATTTGGGGTGCCAGTTTGAAAGGAACAAGATTGATCGGAGCAGACCTTGTGAGAGCCGATTTAAGGTGGGCAGTGTTTACCGAAACAGAACTTAATGAGGCTAATTTGAATGGTGCAGACTTAGGCAATGCGCGACTCACCAATGTTGATATGACTGGGGCAACATTTCGGTACGGAATATCTGTTGCTGCGATAATCGACCATTCCAATCTCCGAGGAGTAGATCTTCTGGTGACCAACCTTGCTAGGTCAAGAATTACAAACACCAACCTTAGCGAATCGAATTTGAGATTAGTCAATTTTGCGGATGCGTATCTGGAATCCATTGATTTAAAAGACACTCGTGTTGGGCAGTCGAATTGGAGTAAAGTGATCCAAGAATGGCACTATAACGGAGAACTAGATGCAACGTTGACCTACAAGATCGTCGAGGACTCCTCTAAAAGATTTGAAGCAGCATTCCTTCTCAAGCGCGAAGTACCTTGA